A genomic window from Prunus persica cultivar Lovell chromosome G2, Prunus_persica_NCBIv2, whole genome shotgun sequence includes:
- the LOC18785674 gene encoding probable membrane-associated kinase regulator 5 isoform X1 gives METLHFLKFWKPNNASTIAVPSPLVETDHEVEEEEEEDSFFDLELSFHIMNKNDTNKACTDDATQQESNRLDSIPKSNNSAKKAGCTEPCLSKSPLSLSPSDPISKRKILPIEPIFKPQSPIALLKSAPKFGAFMLKKPKATKTTAKKTGEAESKVLMETQKQKSKEGNLFGVKLLNTEEHQNPSKLTRENSSRRNGSRQQNQSSEDSKTERFSKDMIQKYLNLIKPLYMKVSKKCSEKVKPSGNIPMSSPNCSPAMPVLSMCSPKKEKQGNIPAGIRVVCKNLGKSKSATTMAGAPQVKRRDDSLLLQHDGIQSAILHCKRSFNSRDSSSLSRSASDSSSMNSYSTDSSLLSRFASESHDRSARSSIEEGVCAEI, from the exons ATGGAAACTCTCCATTTCCTCAAGTTCTGGAAACCCAACAATGCCTCCACCATTGCAGTTCCAAGTCCTTTAGTTGAAACAGACCATgaggttgaagaagaagaagaagaagactcatTCTTCGACTTGGAATTAAGTTTCCATATCATGAACAAAAACGACACAAACAAGGCTTGCACAGATGATGCAACCCAGCAGGAAAGTAACAGGCTTGATTCCATTCCAAAATCAAACAACTCAGCCAAAAAAGCCGGCTGTACCGAACCCTGTCTTTCCAAATCGCCCCTTTCTCTGTCGCCTTCTGATCCAATTTCCAAAAGGAAAATCCTCCCCATTGAGCCCATTTTCAAGCCTCAGTCCCCAATTGCTCTCCTTAAGTCGGCTCCAAAGTTTGGAGCTTTCATGTTGAAGAAGCCcaaagcaacaaaaacaacagcaaAGAAAACAGGGGAAGCAGAGTCCAAAGTTTTGATGGAGACCCAGAAGCagaaaagcaaagaaggcAACCTCTTCGGTGTGAAACTTCTCAATACTGAAGAACATCAAAACCCTTCTAAGCTCACCAGAGAAAACAGTTCCAGGAGGAACGGAAGCAGGCAACAGAACCAGAGCTCAGAAGACTCCAAAACAGAGCGATTCTCGAAAGATATGATACAAAAGTACCTGAACCTAATCAAGCCACTTTATATGAAGGTTTCCAAAAAGTGCAGTGAGAAGGTGAAGCCTTCTGGTAATATTCCAATGTCATCGCCGAATTGTTCTCCTGCTATGCCGGTATTATCTATGTGTTCGCCCAAGAAGGAGAAGCAGGGGAATATTCCTGCCGGAATTAGAGTTGTTTGTAAGAACTTGGGGAAGAGCAAATCGGCCACGACGATGGCAGGGGCGCCACAGGTGAAACGGAGAGACGATTCTCTGTTGCTGCAGCATGATGGGATTCAGAGTGCCATTCTACATTGCAAGAGATCATTCAATTCTAGAG ATTCTTCCTCGTTATCAAGGTCAGCCAGTGATTCTTCATCCATGAACTCGTACTCTACTG ATTCTTCTCTGTTATCACGGTTTGCAAGTGAATCCCACGACAGATCAGCGAGAAGCTCCATTGAGGAAGGGGTTTGTGCTGAAATTTGA
- the LOC18785674 gene encoding probable membrane-associated kinase regulator 5 isoform X2, whose protein sequence is METLHFLKFWKPNNASTIAVPSPLVETDHEVEEEEEEDSFFDLELSFHIMNKNDTNKACTDDATQQESNRLDSIPKSNNSAKKAGCTEPCLSKSPLSLSPSDPISKRKILPIEPIFKPQSPIALLKSAPKFGAFMLKKPKATKTTAKKTGEAESKVLMETQKQKSKEGNLFGVKLLNTEEHQNPSKLTRENSSRRNGSRQQNQSSEDSKTERFSKDMIQKYLNLIKPLYMKVSKKCSEKVKPSGNIPMSSPNCSPAMPVLSMCSPKKEKQGNIPAGIRVVCKNLGKSKSATTMAGAPQVKRRDDSLLLQHDGIQSAILHCKRSFNSRVKFNN, encoded by the exons ATGGAAACTCTCCATTTCCTCAAGTTCTGGAAACCCAACAATGCCTCCACCATTGCAGTTCCAAGTCCTTTAGTTGAAACAGACCATgaggttgaagaagaagaagaagaagactcatTCTTCGACTTGGAATTAAGTTTCCATATCATGAACAAAAACGACACAAACAAGGCTTGCACAGATGATGCAACCCAGCAGGAAAGTAACAGGCTTGATTCCATTCCAAAATCAAACAACTCAGCCAAAAAAGCCGGCTGTACCGAACCCTGTCTTTCCAAATCGCCCCTTTCTCTGTCGCCTTCTGATCCAATTTCCAAAAGGAAAATCCTCCCCATTGAGCCCATTTTCAAGCCTCAGTCCCCAATTGCTCTCCTTAAGTCGGCTCCAAAGTTTGGAGCTTTCATGTTGAAGAAGCCcaaagcaacaaaaacaacagcaaAGAAAACAGGGGAAGCAGAGTCCAAAGTTTTGATGGAGACCCAGAAGCagaaaagcaaagaaggcAACCTCTTCGGTGTGAAACTTCTCAATACTGAAGAACATCAAAACCCTTCTAAGCTCACCAGAGAAAACAGTTCCAGGAGGAACGGAAGCAGGCAACAGAACCAGAGCTCAGAAGACTCCAAAACAGAGCGATTCTCGAAAGATATGATACAAAAGTACCTGAACCTAATCAAGCCACTTTATATGAAGGTTTCCAAAAAGTGCAGTGAGAAGGTGAAGCCTTCTGGTAATATTCCAATGTCATCGCCGAATTGTTCTCCTGCTATGCCGGTATTATCTATGTGTTCGCCCAAGAAGGAGAAGCAGGGGAATATTCCTGCCGGAATTAGAGTTGTTTGTAAGAACTTGGGGAAGAGCAAATCGGCCACGACGATGGCAGGGGCGCCACAGGTGAAACGGAGAGACGATTCTCTGTTGCTGCAGCATGATGGGATTCAGAGTGCCATTCTACATTGCAAGAGATCATTCAATTCTAGAG TTAAGttcaacaattaa